One Idiomarina loihiensis L2TR genomic window carries:
- the flhA gene encoding flagellar biosynthesis protein FlhA: protein MAGGAEKLVNFRNFTQNNAHLIKGFGTPLAIMAILAMIVLPIPAVVLDVLFSFSITLSLVVMLVAVYTQRPLDFAAFPTVLLIATVLRLSLNVASTRIVLLEGHNGPGAAGSVIEAFGSVVIGGNYTVGLVVFAILVIINFVVITKGAGRISEVTARFTLDAMPGKQMAIDADLNAGLINQEEAKARRSDVTREADFYGSMDGASKFVKGDAIAGILILFINIIGGLLIGMIQYGLTFNEAVEVYTLLTIGDGLVAQIPSLLLSVATAIIITRENNSQDMGDAVVLQLLDNPKVLVITSAVLFAMGVIPGMPHFAFLSMSAVLAGAAYFKLKKTKTEEGELVEKEQEQQVQQAQQKELSWDDVRHVDTIGLEVGYRLIPLVDKQQGGELLSRIKGVRKKQSQEFGFLVPAVHIRDNLDLGPNSYRITLMGVTMGEAEIRHDWEMAINPGQVFGELDGEKTKDPAFGLDAVWIRPEQREHAQTLGYTVVDAATVVATHLSQIVTNHASQLLGHEEAQELLDRLGRTHPKLVEGLIPDLLSLGNFVKVLQNLLDEGIAIRDMRTIVQTLVEYAGRSQDPEVLTAAVRISLRRLIVQDIAEGAAELPVITLAPELEQMLHQSLQMAGNDGNQQGAGIEPGLAERLQQSLREVHQQQEMNGEPSVLLTSGLLRSTMARFARHATDGMRVLSYQEVPDDKQIRIVSSIGGQQNGGEQTATQE from the coding sequence ATGGCGGGCGGTGCCGAAAAGTTAGTAAATTTTAGAAATTTCACGCAGAACAATGCGCATCTGATCAAAGGTTTTGGAACGCCGTTGGCCATTATGGCCATTCTGGCGATGATTGTTTTGCCAATTCCGGCTGTGGTGCTGGATGTTCTCTTTTCATTTTCAATTACTTTGTCACTGGTAGTTATGCTGGTGGCTGTTTATACCCAACGTCCGCTGGATTTCGCCGCTTTTCCTACGGTTTTGCTTATTGCTACGGTACTACGCTTAAGCCTTAACGTTGCCTCTACGCGTATTGTTTTATTAGAAGGGCATAACGGGCCCGGTGCTGCAGGCTCTGTTATTGAAGCCTTTGGTAGCGTGGTCATAGGTGGTAACTACACTGTCGGTCTGGTGGTGTTCGCCATTCTGGTTATTATTAACTTTGTGGTTATTACTAAAGGCGCCGGCCGTATTTCAGAAGTAACCGCTCGCTTCACCCTTGACGCTATGCCTGGTAAACAAATGGCCATTGACGCTGACCTTAACGCGGGCCTAATCAACCAGGAAGAAGCTAAAGCACGACGCAGCGATGTAACCCGTGAGGCTGATTTCTACGGCTCCATGGATGGTGCCAGTAAGTTCGTAAAAGGGGATGCCATAGCTGGTATTTTAATTCTTTTTATCAACATTATCGGCGGATTGCTGATTGGTATGATCCAGTACGGGCTGACCTTTAATGAGGCAGTGGAAGTTTATACGCTGTTAACCATTGGTGATGGCTTGGTAGCTCAAATTCCCTCATTGTTACTGTCAGTTGCGACAGCCATTATCATTACTCGTGAAAATAACAGCCAGGACATGGGTGATGCGGTTGTTCTGCAATTGCTCGATAACCCTAAGGTTTTGGTCATTACCAGCGCGGTATTGTTTGCCATGGGCGTTATTCCCGGTATGCCGCATTTTGCCTTTTTAAGCATGTCTGCGGTGTTAGCCGGTGCGGCTTACTTTAAACTTAAGAAAACCAAGACTGAAGAAGGTGAACTGGTCGAGAAAGAACAGGAACAGCAAGTTCAGCAGGCGCAACAAAAAGAGCTCAGTTGGGACGACGTACGCCACGTTGACACTATAGGTCTGGAAGTTGGTTATCGCTTAATTCCTTTGGTGGATAAGCAGCAGGGCGGTGAATTGCTGTCACGCATTAAAGGTGTACGTAAGAAGCAGTCTCAGGAGTTTGGTTTCCTTGTTCCGGCCGTACATATTCGGGACAACCTCGATTTAGGCCCCAACAGTTACCGCATTACTCTTATGGGTGTGACCATGGGTGAAGCTGAAATTCGTCATGACTGGGAGATGGCGATTAACCCGGGCCAGGTGTTCGGTGAGCTGGACGGTGAGAAGACAAAAGATCCGGCCTTTGGGCTGGATGCTGTCTGGATCCGTCCTGAGCAACGCGAGCACGCCCAAACTCTGGGTTATACCGTGGTTGACGCTGCAACCGTAGTCGCTACGCACTTAAGTCAGATTGTAACCAACCATGCATCTCAGTTGCTGGGTCACGAAGAAGCACAAGAATTGCTGGACCGTCTGGGGCGTACTCATCCTAAGCTGGTTGAGGGGCTGATTCCGGATTTATTGTCACTGGGTAACTTTGTGAAAGTACTGCAAAACTTATTGGACGAGGGCATCGCGATTCGGGATATGCGCACCATTGTACAAACTTTGGTTGAGTATGCAGGACGCAGCCAGGACCCAGAAGTACTGACGGCTGCAGTCAGAATTTCACTGCGTCGGTTAATTGTTCAGGACATTGCTGAAGGGGCGGCGGAATTGCCTGTCATAACTTTGGCACCAGAGTTGGAACAGATGTTGCATCAGTCACTACAAATGGCTGGTAATGACGGAAATCAGCAAGGCGCCGGAATCGAACCTGGTTTGGCCGAACGCCTGCAACAGTCATTACGCGAAGTG
- a CDS encoding pilus assembly FimT family protein gives MRGYSLMELVVALAVSAVLGASALPIFTQQTESLLLQKEAGRWLSYLQLVKARSIANKESIEIDLVTFSNGSEASDIQTKYTYSPSASLTFYGESAAATPGHIRLIGKSKQVKIIISSIGRIRLCLSEGNSLPGIPSC, from the coding sequence ATGCGCGGTTACTCTCTTATGGAATTGGTCGTAGCATTGGCTGTTAGTGCGGTGCTTGGTGCTTCTGCCCTGCCAATATTTACTCAGCAGACAGAATCTTTGTTGCTTCAAAAAGAGGCTGGGCGCTGGCTGTCTTACTTGCAGCTTGTAAAAGCCAGGTCCATAGCGAATAAGGAATCTATTGAAATCGACTTAGTCACATTCAGCAATGGCTCAGAAGCCTCAGATATTCAAACCAAATACACCTACAGCCCTTCCGCGTCGCTTACTTTTTATGGAGAGTCAGCTGCCGCGACACCAGGGCACATCAGACTAATAGGCAAAAGCAAACAGGTGAAAATCATCATCAGCAGTATTGGTCGTATTCGATTGTGCTTAAGTGAGGGTAATTCACTTCCGGGAATCCCCTCATGTTAA
- a CDS encoding prepilin-type N-terminal cleavage/methylation domain-containing protein: MLIVSERGSSLVEVLIASAIGAIVVMAAQQQMQWQTGVQHHKLLRVNLLLSAQSVANQFFETLKNTVATQISNPQGNCYLFPQQNGGSVGFRVRNEQLQHNSMTLDCAGYGWQSLTDKSQFKVTHFAADSYSPGSGSGLSKLVVTFTVTNNAQTHVFKRTITPQVN; this comes from the coding sequence ATGTTAATAGTGTCTGAGCGCGGCAGCAGTTTAGTGGAAGTTCTTATAGCATCGGCTATTGGTGCGATAGTTGTCATGGCGGCGCAGCAGCAAATGCAATGGCAAACAGGAGTGCAACACCACAAGTTATTGAGGGTAAATTTACTATTAAGTGCTCAGTCAGTCGCAAATCAGTTTTTTGAAACTTTAAAAAATACCGTCGCAACGCAAATTTCGAACCCTCAGGGCAATTGCTATTTGTTTCCTCAGCAAAACGGTGGCTCGGTTGGCTTCCGAGTCAGGAATGAACAGCTACAGCATAACTCAATGACTCTCGATTGCGCCGGATATGGCTGGCAATCCCTAACCGATAAGTCTCAATTTAAAGTCACTCATTTTGCTGCTGATTCATACTCTCCGGGATCCGGTAGTGGGTTATCAAAGCTTGTTGTAACGTTTACCGTTACCAACAATGCACAGACACATGTTTTCAAACGAACAATCACTCCTCAGGTTAACTAA
- a CDS encoding type II secretion pathway-like protein has translation MNWHKNKGFSLLEVLAGAALVALWSVSSLQVLQVGLSAIDRAHTKAKAVEVLMTYLSEAQQTWHRGNNPELSGTSGEFDLKAELISIDQFNATTEVTVSWGRDNELTQTFWLSR, from the coding sequence ATGAATTGGCACAAGAATAAAGGCTTTTCTCTGCTTGAAGTTTTGGCGGGAGCTGCCCTGGTGGCGCTCTGGTCTGTGAGCAGTCTGCAGGTTTTACAAGTTGGATTATCGGCGATTGACCGTGCCCACACAAAAGCAAAGGCTGTGGAGGTTTTGATGACTTATTTAAGTGAGGCTCAACAAACCTGGCACAGAGGAAATAATCCTGAACTATCCGGGACATCAGGAGAATTTGATTTAAAAGCAGAGCTGATCTCTATCGATCAGTTCAACGCGACCACCGAGGTAACCGTTTCCTGGGGTAGAGATAACGAACTGACCCAGACATTCTGGCTTTCCCGGTAA
- the ispH gene encoding 4-hydroxy-3-methylbut-2-enyl diphosphate reductase produces the protein MQILLANPRGFCAGVDRAITIVERALEIFEPPIYVRHEVVHNKYVVSKLREAGAVFVEELHEVPDDQIVIFSAHGVSQAVRQEAKDRGLRVFDATCPLVTKVHMEVTRASRKGHECILIGHAGHPEVEGTMGQYNNDEGGIYLVESPEDVAKLEVKDPGNLHYMSQTTLSVDDTADVIDALRQKFPDINGPRKDDICYATQNRQDAVRELASDADVMLVVGARNSSNSNRLRELSEKMGTPAYLIDDASCIDKAWLEGHEKVAVTAGASAPEVLVKEVIAKLQEWGGKTAVELSGREENITFSIPPELRPHPVG, from the coding sequence ATGCAAATTTTGTTAGCGAACCCACGGGGCTTTTGTGCCGGAGTTGATCGCGCTATAACTATTGTTGAGCGGGCTTTGGAAATATTTGAGCCGCCAATTTACGTGCGTCACGAGGTGGTTCACAACAAATACGTTGTCAGTAAACTGCGCGAGGCCGGGGCGGTCTTTGTGGAAGAATTGCACGAAGTACCGGACGATCAAATTGTTATTTTTAGCGCCCATGGCGTTTCTCAGGCGGTTCGTCAGGAAGCCAAAGATCGTGGTCTGCGGGTATTTGATGCGACCTGTCCGCTGGTGACCAAAGTTCATATGGAAGTTACCCGTGCCAGCCGTAAAGGGCATGAATGTATTTTAATTGGGCACGCAGGGCACCCTGAAGTTGAAGGGACTATGGGGCAGTATAACAACGATGAGGGCGGTATTTACCTTGTGGAGTCGCCGGAGGATGTCGCCAAGCTCGAAGTGAAGGACCCGGGTAACCTGCATTACATGAGTCAAACCACTTTATCTGTTGATGATACAGCCGATGTAATTGATGCTTTGCGCCAAAAATTCCCTGACATTAACGGTCCTCGTAAAGACGATATTTGCTATGCCACTCAAAACCGCCAGGATGCGGTACGTGAATTAGCCAGCGACGCCGATGTCATGTTGGTAGTCGGCGCGCGTAACAGCTCAAACTCAAATCGCTTACGCGAGCTTTCCGAGAAAATGGGAACCCCGGCATACCTAATTGATGACGCCAGTTGTATTGATAAAGCCTGGTTAGAAGGTCACGAGAAGGTCGCTGTAACCGCTGGCGCTTCTGCCCCCGAAGTGTTGGTCAAAGAAGTCATTGCTAAGCTACAGGAATGGGGTGGTAAAACCGCAGTAGAACTGAGCGGTCGCGAGGAAAATATCACCTTTTCAATTCCTCCGGAGCTAAGACCGCACCCGGTGGGCTAA
- the fkpB gene encoding FKBP-type peptidyl-prolyl cis-trans isomerase: MSRLPIEHGREVVMHFTIKLTDGSVADSTKMSGKPARFRMGDGNLTENFEACLVGLREGAEREFTLEPKDAFGEPNPDNYYYVDSAKFNDETKPEVGAILAFTQPDGTDLPGIVRKVEGPTVTIDFNHPLAGQTVIFEVEIISVEP; this comes from the coding sequence TTGAGTCGTTTACCTATAGAGCACGGACGGGAAGTGGTTATGCACTTCACCATTAAGCTGACCGATGGCTCGGTTGCAGACAGCACAAAAATGTCAGGTAAACCTGCCAGATTTCGAATGGGCGATGGTAATCTGACCGAAAACTTTGAAGCGTGCCTGGTGGGGCTGCGCGAAGGGGCGGAACGTGAGTTCACGTTAGAGCCTAAAGACGCCTTTGGTGAACCGAACCCGGACAACTATTACTATGTTGATTCGGCAAAATTTAACGATGAAACCAAACCGGAAGTCGGAGCCATTTTGGCTTTCACTCAACCGGATGGTACCGATTTACCGGGAATTGTTCGTAAGGTTGAAGGTCCAACAGTCACCATCGATTTTAATCACCCGTTGGCCGGGCAAACGGTGATTTTTGAAGTAGAGATTATTAGCGTTGAGCCATAA
- the lspA gene encoding signal peptidase II, whose protein sequence is MPDFSNQTNRATGLRFLWLTLLLVVIDQITKIWVAAEFELYESRVLIDGLFNLTYVHNYGAAFSFLSDGGGWQRWFFTAIAIAISVVLLIWMRRNPVGLWRQNLAFSLIMAGAIGNVADRLMYGYVIDFFDVHYQGWHWPAFNVADMAITIGAALMLLEAFFDNRRDKVENGQG, encoded by the coding sequence TTGCCTGATTTTTCTAACCAGACTAACCGTGCAACTGGGCTGCGTTTTTTGTGGCTGACCTTGTTGTTGGTGGTTATTGATCAAATTACTAAAATTTGGGTGGCCGCTGAGTTTGAGCTTTATGAAAGCCGAGTTTTAATTGACGGGCTATTCAACTTAACTTACGTGCACAATTACGGTGCGGCCTTTAGCTTTTTAAGTGACGGTGGCGGTTGGCAACGTTGGTTCTTTACTGCCATTGCTATTGCCATCAGTGTGGTGCTGCTTATCTGGATGCGTCGCAACCCGGTGGGTTTATGGCGCCAGAATTTAGCCTTTTCTCTGATTATGGCCGGGGCTATTGGCAACGTAGCTGACCGTTTAATGTATGGTTATGTCATCGACTTTTTTGATGTTCATTATCAGGGCTGGCATTGGCCTGCCTTTAACGTAGCCGATATGGCTATCACTATTGGTGCCGCACTCATGTTGTTGGAAGCTTTTTTTGATAACCGTCGGGACAAAGTCGAGAACGGTCAAGGGTAG
- the ileS gene encoding isoleucine--tRNA ligase, producing MSDYKHTLNLPETAFPMRGNLAQREPKMLEQWYETDLYGQIRKAKAGKPKFILHDGPPYANGQIHIGHAVNKILKDVIVKAKTLSDFDAPYVPGWDCHGLPIELQVEKKHGKPGKKLNLAEFREKCREYAMTQIDQQRTDFKRLGVLGDWDNPYLTMNFKQEADSVRALAKIIDNGHMHQGFKPVHWCTDCGSALAEAEVEYQDKNSPAIDVRMPVAATAETVDRFSTPEGHVGEGNVSMVIWTTTPWTIPANRAVTLAEGLEYTLVQVEASDDQPAERVILADDLVNDCMERWNITHYHKLGFCKGKDLEGLQLQHPLFELQVPVILGDHVTTESGTGCVHTAPGHGVDDFLVGQKYGIEVYNPVGDNGVYKDDTPLFAGQHVFKANEPIVDKLREVGNLMHAESYRHSYPHCWRHKTPIIFRATPQWFISMDKKGLRAGALEQIKKVDWFPEWGQSRIESMVEGRPDWCISRQRTWGNPIAIFVNRETEELHPNTLELMEKVAQLIEKDGVQAWFDLEPETLLGDEADKYRKVTDTLDVWFDSGVTHHCVLREFDGLRWPADLYLEGSDQHRGWFQSSLVTGVAMYDEAPYHQVLTHGFTVDAQGRKMSKSIGNVVAPQDVMNKLGGDILRLWVASADYSGEMTVSDEILKRSADAYRRIRNTSRFLLANLSGFDPKQDLVAKEDMVELDRWIVGRAADLQNELLEAYNNYQFHSVVQKLMHFCSIELGSFYLDIIKDRQYTAKSEGLARRSCQTALYHIAEALVRWMAPICSFTAQEIWDLLPNERSQYVFTESWYQGFDEFSGVKDAENEFWMQLLEIRDVVNQALEQSRRDDVIGGSLQAEVTLYADDELAAALNRLGEELRFALLTSEAQVASINDAPADAVKAEKMALAVSVTKSEYKKCERCWHHREEVGTLENHSDLCQRCVTNIEGEGEERRFA from the coding sequence ATGAGTGATTACAAGCACACCTTAAACTTGCCAGAAACAGCATTTCCAATGCGCGGTAACCTGGCTCAGCGCGAGCCAAAGATGCTGGAGCAGTGGTATGAAACTGACCTGTACGGTCAAATTCGTAAAGCTAAAGCGGGCAAGCCAAAATTTATTCTGCACGACGGCCCTCCGTATGCGAACGGGCAAATTCACATTGGTCACGCCGTAAATAAAATTTTAAAAGACGTTATTGTTAAGGCAAAAACCTTAAGCGACTTCGACGCGCCTTACGTACCGGGCTGGGACTGTCACGGCCTGCCAATTGAACTGCAGGTAGAGAAAAAACACGGCAAGCCGGGTAAAAAATTAAACCTGGCAGAATTTCGTGAAAAATGTCGCGAATATGCCATGACCCAAATTGACCAGCAACGCACCGACTTTAAACGTCTGGGCGTGCTTGGCGACTGGGACAACCCCTACCTGACTATGAACTTTAAGCAGGAAGCTGACAGCGTTCGGGCGCTGGCAAAAATTATTGATAACGGTCATATGCATCAGGGCTTTAAACCGGTTCACTGGTGTACAGACTGTGGCTCCGCGCTGGCGGAAGCGGAAGTTGAATATCAGGATAAAAACTCGCCTGCTATTGATGTGCGTATGCCGGTTGCGGCTACGGCTGAAACGGTTGACCGTTTTAGCACGCCGGAAGGGCATGTGGGTGAGGGTAATGTCAGCATGGTTATCTGGACCACCACGCCGTGGACCATTCCTGCTAACCGTGCGGTGACTCTGGCCGAAGGACTTGAGTATACCTTAGTACAAGTTGAAGCCAGCGATGATCAACCTGCCGAGCGTGTGATTCTTGCGGACGACTTGGTTAATGACTGCATGGAGCGCTGGAACATTACCCACTACCACAAGCTGGGTTTCTGCAAAGGTAAAGATTTGGAAGGCCTGCAATTGCAGCATCCGTTGTTTGAACTGCAGGTTCCGGTTATTTTAGGTGATCACGTAACTACCGAAAGTGGTACCGGTTGTGTGCATACGGCGCCGGGCCATGGTGTTGACGACTTCTTAGTGGGTCAGAAATACGGCATTGAAGTTTACAACCCGGTGGGTGATAACGGCGTGTACAAAGACGATACGCCACTGTTCGCCGGACAGCATGTGTTTAAAGCGAACGAACCTATTGTTGATAAGCTACGCGAAGTGGGCAATTTGATGCATGCGGAAAGTTATCGCCATTCTTATCCGCATTGCTGGCGCCATAAAACGCCCATTATTTTCCGTGCGACGCCGCAGTGGTTTATTAGCATGGACAAGAAAGGTTTGCGCGCAGGTGCTTTAGAGCAAATCAAAAAAGTTGACTGGTTCCCTGAGTGGGGACAAAGCCGCATTGAGTCTATGGTCGAAGGTCGGCCGGACTGGTGTATTTCACGTCAGCGTACCTGGGGTAACCCCATTGCCATTTTCGTGAACCGTGAAACGGAAGAGCTGCATCCAAACACGCTGGAGCTGATGGAAAAAGTGGCTCAGCTAATTGAAAAAGACGGCGTGCAAGCCTGGTTCGACTTAGAGCCAGAAACCTTGCTGGGTGACGAAGCTGACAAATACCGCAAAGTTACCGATACTTTAGACGTTTGGTTTGACTCCGGTGTGACGCACCATTGCGTATTGCGTGAGTTTGACGGCTTACGCTGGCCTGCCGATTTGTACCTGGAAGGCTCGGATCAGCACCGCGGCTGGTTCCAGAGCTCGCTGGTTACCGGTGTTGCAATGTATGATGAAGCGCCGTATCACCAGGTATTAACCCATGGCTTTACCGTGGATGCGCAGGGTCGGAAGATGTCGAAGTCTATCGGTAACGTGGTTGCTCCGCAGGACGTCATGAACAAACTCGGCGGAGACATTCTGCGTTTATGGGTCGCGTCAGCAGATTACTCTGGCGAAATGACGGTTTCTGATGAAATTCTTAAGCGTTCAGCGGATGCGTATCGTCGTATTCGTAATACCTCGCGCTTTTTGCTGGCGAACTTAAGCGGTTTTGATCCTAAACAGGACTTGGTTGCCAAAGAAGATATGGTTGAACTGGATCGCTGGATTGTCGGGCGGGCGGCAGACTTACAAAATGAATTGCTGGAAGCCTACAATAACTACCAGTTCCACAGTGTGGTGCAAAAACTCATGCATTTCTGCTCCATCGAACTGGGCAGCTTTTATCTGGATATTATTAAAGACCGCCAGTACACCGCAAAATCGGAAGGTTTAGCGCGGCGTTCGTGCCAGACGGCGCTGTATCATATTGCCGAGGCGTTAGTGCGCTGGATGGCACCAATATGCAGTTTTACCGCTCAGGAAATCTGGGACTTGTTGCCAAACGAACGCAGCCAGTATGTCTTTACTGAAAGCTGGTATCAGGGTTTTGATGAGTTTTCTGGTGTTAAAGACGCTGAAAACGAGTTCTGGATGCAGTTACTGGAAATTCGTGATGTTGTTAACCAGGCGCTGGAACAGTCACGCCGCGACGATGTTATTGGTGGTTCGTTACAGGCTGAAGTCACCTTGTACGCTGATGATGAACTGGCGGCAGCCCTGAATCGTTTAGGCGAAGAGTTACGCTTTGCGCTGCTGACCTCGGAAGCGCAAGTGGCGTCCATTAATGACGCACCTGCTGACGCAGTTAAAGCGGAAAAAATGGCGTTGGCCGTTAGTGTGACAAAATCTGAATACAAGAAGTGCGAGCGTTGCTGGCATCATCGCGAAGAGGTGGGGACTTTAGAGAACCACTCTGATTTATGCCAGCGCTGCGTAACCAATATTGAAGGTGAAGGTGAGGAGCGTCGTTTTGCCTGA
- the ribF gene encoding bifunctional riboflavin kinase/FAD synthetase, with protein MELIRGTHNLRAEHCGCVLTIGNFDGVHLGHQAVLSQVREKAQQLGMPSAVMTFEPQPQELFQPEKAPARLTNWREKYLALQAQNVDRHIVVEFNKKFASQPAREFIEQTLVGKLGVKFLVVGDDFRFGYKREGDFELLQKAGKELGFEVVDTRSYRQQQQRVSSTAIRQALEEGDFEQAEQMLGRPYQICGKVVHGRKNGRTIGFPTANVPLKRLKSPLHGVFAVTAQFGKDEEIHSGVANLGTRPTLNGDEVQLEVHLFEFSGNLYGQQMTVTPVAKLRNEQRFASLQHLQEQIEKDAARAREALACRSQ; from the coding sequence ATGGAACTGATTCGCGGTACTCATAATCTCAGAGCTGAACATTGTGGTTGCGTATTGACCATAGGTAACTTCGATGGTGTTCATCTGGGGCATCAGGCGGTGCTGAGTCAGGTTCGTGAAAAAGCTCAACAGTTAGGTATGCCTTCCGCGGTTATGACCTTCGAGCCTCAACCGCAAGAGCTTTTCCAGCCTGAAAAAGCGCCTGCACGGTTAACCAACTGGCGCGAAAAATATCTCGCGCTACAGGCGCAAAATGTCGACCGGCATATTGTTGTTGAATTTAATAAGAAGTTTGCCAGCCAGCCAGCCCGCGAGTTTATTGAACAGACTCTGGTGGGTAAGTTGGGCGTTAAGTTTTTGGTCGTGGGCGATGACTTTCGTTTTGGCTATAAACGAGAAGGTGACTTCGAGCTACTGCAAAAAGCCGGTAAAGAACTGGGGTTTGAGGTGGTCGATACCCGCAGTTATCGTCAGCAACAACAACGCGTTAGCAGTACCGCTATTCGTCAGGCACTAGAAGAAGGCGACTTTGAACAGGCCGAACAAATGCTCGGGCGGCCTTATCAAATATGCGGAAAAGTCGTACATGGACGCAAAAATGGCCGGACTATTGGTTTTCCTACCGCAAACGTGCCGTTAAAACGTTTAAAAAGCCCATTACATGGGGTATTTGCAGTAACAGCTCAGTTTGGTAAAGACGAAGAAATACATTCCGGCGTTGCCAACCTGGGAACCCGGCCAACATTAAATGGCGACGAAGTACAGCTGGAGGTGCATTTGTTTGAGTTTTCAGGCAATCTGTACGGTCAGCAGATGACGGTCACACCGGTGGCCAAATTACGTAATGAGCAACGCTTTGCGTCGTTGCAGCACTTACAAGAACAAATTGAAAAAGATGCCGCCCGCGCACGTGAAGCATTAGCGTGCCGGAGTCAGTAA
- the murJ gene encoding murein biosynthesis integral membrane protein MurJ: MSKALLRSGFIVSAMTLISRVLGLVRDVVIANLMGAGAAADVFFFANKIPNFLRRLFAEGAFAQAFVPVLTEYKQGKELPDQQLLIARVSGTLGTIVTVVTIFGVVASPVVAALFGMGWFLDWWNDGPQGQKFVLASDLLRITFPYLWFISFAAMAGAILNTLGKFAVAAFTPVFLNVAIIAAAIWLAPQLEQPEYALAWGVFFGGFIQLLFQLPFLKKAGLLVKPLWGWKDPGVTKIRKLMLPAIFGVSVSQINLLLDTLIASFLMTGSISWLYYSDRLLEFPLGLFGIAIATVILPALSSRHVDKSTENFSATLDWGIRMVLLLGVPAMAGLFVLAEPMLMVLFMHGAFSPDDARMASYSLMAYSTGLLSFMMVKVLATGFYSRQDTKRPVKYGIIAMAANMVFNIALAIPFSYVGLALATAASAAINAGLLGVTLWREGVLKKQPGTGRFILQVLLATTAMIAGVLWLSPDIDAWRTSSLVERPWLLAQVIGFGAAIYIGVLVITGMRPRHFRAREY, from the coding sequence GTGTCAAAAGCTTTACTCCGCTCAGGTTTTATCGTCAGCGCGATGACCCTGATCTCGCGCGTATTGGGTTTAGTGCGCGATGTGGTCATTGCTAACCTGATGGGAGCCGGCGCTGCGGCAGATGTGTTCTTTTTTGCTAATAAAATTCCCAACTTTTTACGTCGGCTATTTGCTGAGGGCGCTTTTGCCCAGGCTTTTGTGCCGGTGCTCACGGAGTACAAGCAGGGCAAAGAACTGCCCGATCAGCAATTACTTATTGCCCGGGTCTCGGGCACCTTAGGCACCATTGTGACGGTGGTCACCATTTTCGGTGTGGTAGCTTCCCCGGTTGTGGCTGCGCTTTTTGGTATGGGGTGGTTTTTAGACTGGTGGAATGACGGCCCGCAGGGACAAAAGTTTGTCCTTGCCAGCGACTTACTCCGCATTACTTTTCCTTATTTATGGTTTATCAGTTTTGCCGCTATGGCCGGAGCTATACTCAATACGCTGGGCAAGTTTGCCGTAGCCGCTTTTACACCGGTATTTTTGAATGTAGCTATTATTGCGGCGGCTATCTGGTTGGCTCCGCAGCTTGAGCAACCGGAATATGCACTGGCCTGGGGCGTCTTTTTCGGTGGTTTTATCCAGCTGTTATTTCAGCTACCGTTTCTGAAAAAAGCGGGGTTATTAGTTAAACCACTGTGGGGCTGGAAAGACCCGGGCGTTACCAAAATTCGCAAACTAATGCTGCCGGCTATTTTTGGTGTGTCGGTTAGCCAAATCAACTTACTGCTGGATACCCTCATTGCCAGCTTTTTAATGACCGGTTCCATAAGTTGGCTGTACTACTCCGACCGATTGCTGGAGTTTCCGCTGGGCCTGTTTGGCATTGCCATTGCTACGGTTATTTTGCCCGCGCTTTCATCACGTCATGTGGATAAATCGACTGAAAACTTTAGTGCTACGCTGGATTGGGGTATTCGCATGGTGCTATTACTGGGTGTACCGGCCATGGCGGGGCTTTTTGTATTAGCAGAGCCGATGCTTATGGTGTTGTTTATGCACGGCGCCTTCAGCCCGGACGATGCGCGTATGGCATCGTACAGTCTTATGGCCTATTCCACCGGGTTGCTAAGTTTTATGATGGTAAAAGTTCTGGCAACGGGCTTTTACTCCCGCCAGGACACTAAGCGCCCGGTTAAGTACGGCATTATTGCTATGGCAGCCAATATGGTATTTAACATTGCTTTGGCTATTCCATTCAGCTATGTCGGGTTGGCACTGGCAACGGCGGCGTCTGCGGCTATTAACGCCGGGTTATTGGGTGTTACTTTATGGCGAGAAGGGGTTCTGAAGAAACAACCCGGCACCGGGCGTTTTATTCTACAGGTACTTCTCGCAACAACTGCGATGATAGCGGGTGTGCTGTGGTTAAGCCCGGACATTGACGCTTGGCGTACCAGCTCGTTGGTTGAGCGGCCCTGGCTTTTGGCTCAGGTGATAGGATTCGGCGCTGCCATTTATATTGGCGTGTTGGTTATCACTGGCATGAGACCGAGACATTTCCGTGCGCGCGAGTACTGA